A single region of the Microbulbifer sp. MKSA007 genome encodes:
- the rpmA gene encoding 50S ribosomal protein L27: MAHKKAGGSTRNGRDSESKRLGVKRFGGQSVAAGNIIVRQRGTKFHAGVNVGMGKDHTLFATADGVVKFEVKGPNNRKFVSIETA; the protein is encoded by the coding sequence ATGGCACATAAGAAAGCTGGCGGTAGTACGCGAAATGGTCGCGATTCCGAGAGTAAACGCCTGGGCGTGAAGCGCTTTGGCGGCCAGTCTGTAGCAGCAGGCAACATCATCGTTCGTCAGCGTGGCACCAAGTTCCACGCCGGTGTTAACGTTGGTATGGGCAAAGACCACACCCTGTTCGCCACTGCGGACGGCGTTGTGAAGTTTGAAGTTAAGGGCCCCAACAACCGCAAGTTCGTTTCTATCGAAACTGCTTAA
- a CDS encoding ATP-binding protein: MNLRRQLLLVSLVALTLPWAGCQYLRQVDAALAQGQIQAIEATAAAIAARLASAPQLIAPDPQRLSRPPGAQLYLNPLSQAPRVDGYGDEWRAQQLEPRTLEDGQLSPMAQVTLGQLGKQIYLLLTVSDSTPAYRDPRTGLIAGGDTVELFTAEQHYILPVASQGAASALWHNPREGRYERELRFRGRWTTSGAGYQLELALPQALTGGALAIRIHDRANSSGSSPTRSASTLPTDGHPGRLVSPLPDLQRELDHFARPGLRLAVVDSEGFLLASNGQLQLADSESNSWLRDWAYRKLLSREDLPQLPENSLPLPTPDSRGTREQWYSGPLQSRIGAVSVPVITRVDEVVERPLLGQVLVLQSGEAMQSVTEGAAHRLWLISCAAAATALLFLLGYASWLSWRVRKLHQAARNAVDSSGKLRGNFPHSKAGDELGDLNRAFASLLAELDQYHQYLRTLASKLSHELRTPLAVVRSSLDNLAAGELDDHSRRYAGRAMDGSARLSGILNSLSAASNLETSIHQAEREPFDLADLLEVMTQCYGDAHSEHRFTLNKPTGELACHGAPELLAQLLDKLVDNACSFAPEGSEICLSVATNRDTYLITVGNDGPLLPEGYAHKLFDSLVSVRNQGDNAGHLGLGLHIAKLIADFHGGSLKARNRSDGSGVEFSLELPTG; the protein is encoded by the coding sequence ATGAACCTACGCCGCCAACTCTTGCTCGTCAGCCTTGTCGCACTCACCCTGCCCTGGGCCGGCTGCCAGTACCTCCGCCAGGTGGACGCCGCCCTAGCACAAGGCCAGATCCAGGCAATCGAGGCAACTGCGGCGGCAATTGCCGCGCGCTTGGCCAGCGCCCCCCAGCTTATCGCCCCAGATCCTCAGCGCCTTTCGCGCCCACCAGGGGCTCAGCTCTACCTGAATCCCCTATCTCAAGCTCCGAGAGTCGACGGCTATGGCGATGAGTGGCGAGCGCAGCAACTTGAGCCCAGAACCCTTGAGGACGGGCAGCTATCCCCTATGGCCCAGGTGACGCTGGGGCAACTGGGTAAGCAAATCTACCTGCTTCTCACTGTTTCGGACTCAACCCCCGCCTATCGGGACCCCCGCACAGGTCTGATCGCTGGAGGCGACACCGTAGAGCTGTTTACCGCTGAACAGCACTACATCCTGCCCGTCGCCAGCCAGGGGGCCGCCAGCGCCTTGTGGCACAACCCTAGAGAGGGCCGCTACGAGCGCGAGCTGCGTTTCAGGGGCCGCTGGACAACTTCTGGTGCAGGTTACCAATTGGAGCTGGCTCTGCCACAAGCCCTAACCGGTGGAGCCCTCGCTATCCGTATTCACGACAGGGCAAACAGCAGTGGCTCCTCACCGACTCGCAGCGCCAGCACACTTCCGACAGATGGCCACCCAGGACGCTTGGTGAGCCCTCTGCCAGACCTTCAGAGAGAGCTCGACCATTTTGCGCGCCCTGGACTGCGCCTCGCAGTAGTGGACAGCGAGGGGTTTCTTCTTGCCAGCAACGGACAACTACAGCTGGCAGATTCCGAGAGCAATTCATGGCTGAGAGACTGGGCTTATCGCAAATTGCTTTCCAGAGAGGATTTGCCACAGCTGCCGGAAAATAGCTTGCCTCTTCCAACGCCTGACAGCCGTGGCACCCGGGAGCAATGGTATTCAGGACCGCTGCAATCCCGAATTGGTGCGGTGAGTGTGCCCGTTATCACCCGGGTCGACGAAGTGGTTGAGCGGCCACTTCTGGGGCAAGTCCTCGTCCTGCAATCTGGCGAAGCGATGCAATCAGTCACCGAGGGAGCAGCCCACCGGTTGTGGTTGATCAGCTGCGCCGCGGCCGCAACTGCCCTGCTCTTCCTTTTGGGCTACGCCAGCTGGCTTTCCTGGCGCGTGCGCAAGCTACACCAGGCCGCCCGCAACGCAGTAGATTCCAGCGGCAAACTGCGCGGCAACTTTCCCCATTCAAAGGCTGGCGATGAACTGGGAGACCTAAACCGGGCCTTCGCCAGCCTGCTCGCAGAACTGGACCAATATCACCAGTACCTGCGCACTCTCGCCAGTAAGTTGTCACACGAGCTACGCACACCGCTGGCAGTGGTTCGCTCATCCCTGGATAACCTCGCCGCCGGAGAACTCGACGACCACAGCCGCCGCTATGCAGGGCGGGCTATGGATGGCAGTGCAAGGCTGTCGGGGATTCTCAACAGTCTCTCCGCAGCCAGCAATCTTGAAACCAGCATCCACCAAGCGGAGCGGGAGCCTTTCGACCTGGCAGACCTGCTTGAAGTCATGACACAGTGCTATGGCGATGCTCACAGCGAACACCGATTTACTCTAAACAAACCCACTGGGGAGCTAGCCTGCCACGGCGCACCGGAGTTATTGGCTCAACTGCTGGACAAGCTGGTGGATAACGCATGTAGCTTCGCTCCCGAAGGCAGTGAAATTTGCCTGTCAGTGGCAACAAACAGAGATACCTACTTGATCACAGTGGGCAATGACGGCCCTCTGCTCCCGGAAGGTTACGCTCACAAGCTGTTCGACTCTCTCGTTTCTGTGCGCAACCAGGGCGATAATGCCGGCCACCTGGGGCTGGGACTGCATATCGCAAAACTGATCGCAGACTTCCACGGTGGCTCCTTAAAAGCCCGAAACCGCAGCGACGGCAGCGGTGTAGAGTTCAGCCTGGAGTTGCCGACCGGGTAA
- the fabB gene encoding beta-ketoacyl-ACP synthase I: MRRVVITGMGITSCIGTNTKEVTESLKTGRSGIRFQEEYKELGLRSHVAGPVDIDFKEHIDRKQLRFMGDAAAYAYIAMREAIEMSGLQEAQISNPRTGIVMGSGGTSTQQIIDAAHTLKEKGVRRVGAYRVPQVMNSTVSACLATPFKIKGVNYSISSACATSAHCIGNGAELIQMGKQDVVFAGGGEELAWSLTHLFDAMGALSSKYNDTPTKASRPYDADRDGFVIAGGGGCLVLEEMEHAVARGATIYAELTGYGATSDGYDMVAPSGEGATRCMQQALAGMDGKGLQGSVDYINTHGTSTPVGDVAELKAMREVFGDTVPAFASTKSLTGHSLGAAGVQEAIYSLLMMQNNFIAASANVENLDPAAEGMDLVRQLRETEVKRAMSNSFGFGGTNACLIFDKI, encoded by the coding sequence ATGCGTCGGGTCGTCATTACCGGAATGGGTATCACTTCCTGTATCGGTACCAACACTAAAGAAGTCACCGAGTCACTGAAAACTGGTCGAAGCGGCATCCGCTTCCAAGAAGAGTATAAGGAGCTCGGCCTGCGCAGCCATGTGGCTGGGCCTGTGGACATCGATTTCAAAGAGCATATCGATCGCAAGCAACTTCGCTTTATGGGCGACGCTGCAGCCTATGCGTACATTGCCATGCGTGAGGCAATCGAGATGTCGGGCCTGCAGGAGGCGCAGATATCTAATCCGCGCACGGGTATCGTGATGGGCTCTGGCGGCACATCCACTCAGCAGATTATTGACGCTGCACATACTCTGAAGGAAAAAGGTGTTCGCCGTGTAGGCGCCTACCGCGTGCCCCAGGTAATGAACAGTACCGTTTCCGCATGCTTAGCCACTCCATTCAAAATCAAAGGGGTGAACTACAGTATTTCCTCCGCTTGCGCTACCAGTGCCCACTGTATAGGAAACGGAGCTGAGCTTATCCAGATGGGTAAGCAGGATGTAGTGTTTGCTGGCGGTGGTGAGGAACTAGCCTGGAGTTTGACTCACTTGTTTGACGCTATGGGCGCCCTCTCAAGCAAATATAACGATACTCCGACAAAAGCATCACGCCCCTACGATGCCGATCGCGATGGCTTTGTGATCGCCGGTGGTGGTGGCTGTCTGGTGCTCGAAGAAATGGAACACGCCGTGGCTCGCGGTGCGACCATCTATGCGGAGCTGACCGGTTACGGCGCAACTTCCGATGGTTACGATATGGTTGCCCCAAGCGGTGAAGGCGCCACCCGCTGCATGCAGCAGGCTCTGGCCGGAATGGACGGCAAAGGCCTGCAGGGTAGCGTGGATTATATCAATACCCACGGCACCTCTACGCCTGTAGGCGATGTCGCCGAATTGAAGGCCATGCGCGAAGTCTTCGGGGATACAGTTCCGGCATTCGCCTCTACCAAATCTCTGACAGGCCACTCTCTGGGAGCTGCAGGGGTTCAGGAGGCCATTTATAGCCTGCTGATGATGCAGAATAACTTTATTGCTGCATCAGCTAATGTAGAGAACCTCGACCCCGCTGCGGAAGGCATGGACCTTGTCCGCCAGCTGCGTGAGACTGAAGTCAAACGGGCTATGTCCAATAGCTTTGGCTTTGGCGGAACTAATGCTTGCCTGATATTCGATAAAATCTAA
- the cgtA gene encoding Obg family GTPase CgtA, with the protein MKFVDEAPISVQAGKGGNGCLSFRREKFVEKGGPDGGDGGDGGSVYLEADDSLNTLVDYRYQPRYAAESGQPGRGRNCTGAKGEDLVLKVPVGTTIIDADTGETIGDMTEAGERQLVAQGGFHGLGNTRFKSSTNRAPRQTTHGTEGEMRSLKLELKVLADVGMLGLPNAGKSTFIRAVSAAKPKVANYPFTTLVPNLGVVQVQKHRSFVIADIPGLIEGAAEGAGLGIRFLKHLTRCRVLLHLVDLAPFDGSDPVENARAIEHELSTFSPTLAGRERWLVLNKTDLVPAAELEERCQAVVDALGWEGPVFRVAAIRKEGTDALGGRLMDYLEERQEIEERDPDLAVAELEAQRQMQREARERIEELRESHRAKRKAAKGQVDDDEDWDDDDDHDVDVEYRS; encoded by the coding sequence ATGAAGTTTGTCGATGAGGCGCCCATCTCTGTGCAGGCAGGCAAGGGCGGCAATGGCTGCCTGAGCTTTCGCCGGGAAAAATTTGTTGAGAAGGGTGGCCCGGATGGTGGTGACGGCGGCGATGGCGGCTCCGTGTACCTGGAAGCTGATGATTCCCTGAACACCCTGGTGGATTACCGCTACCAGCCCCGCTACGCCGCTGAAAGTGGTCAGCCGGGTCGAGGACGCAACTGCACTGGCGCCAAGGGTGAGGACCTGGTCCTTAAGGTGCCGGTGGGCACCACGATCATTGATGCGGATACCGGCGAGACTATCGGCGATATGACCGAAGCCGGTGAGCGTCAGCTGGTGGCCCAGGGTGGCTTCCACGGCCTGGGTAATACCCGATTCAAGTCCAGTACTAACCGTGCGCCGCGTCAGACCACACACGGCACTGAGGGTGAAATGCGCAGTCTCAAGCTCGAGCTGAAGGTTCTGGCAGATGTGGGCATGTTAGGGCTGCCCAATGCGGGCAAATCCACGTTTATTCGCGCCGTCTCTGCGGCCAAACCGAAAGTGGCCAACTACCCCTTTACTACCCTGGTACCAAATTTGGGGGTGGTGCAGGTTCAGAAGCATCGCAGCTTTGTGATTGCAGATATTCCCGGCCTGATTGAGGGGGCAGCCGAAGGGGCGGGCCTGGGGATTCGTTTCCTCAAGCACTTAACTCGCTGTCGAGTTTTGTTGCACCTGGTTGACCTGGCTCCCTTCGATGGCTCTGATCCGGTAGAGAATGCCCGAGCCATTGAGCACGAGCTGTCCACCTTTAGCCCTACCCTGGCCGGGCGCGAACGCTGGTTGGTATTGAATAAGACCGACCTGGTTCCCGCTGCTGAGCTGGAAGAGCGCTGCCAGGCGGTAGTGGATGCCCTGGGTTGGGAAGGACCTGTGTTTCGTGTGGCAGCTATTCGGAAGGAGGGTACCGATGCCCTCGGTGGTCGCTTGATGGACTACCTGGAAGAGCGCCAGGAAATCGAAGAGCGAGATCCCGACTTGGCTGTGGCGGAGCTGGAAGCGCAGCGTCAAATGCAGCGCGAAGCTCGCGAGCGAATTGAAGAGTTGAGAGAGAGTCATCGCGCCAAGCGCAAAGCTGCCAAGGGGCAGGTGGATGACGATGAGGATTGGGATGATGACGACGACCACGATGTGGATGTCGAGTATCGCTCTTAA
- the proB gene encoding glutamate 5-kinase → MDSATVSRQALTKAQRWVVKIGSALLTDNGRGVNTAAISAWVAQMADLRRRGIEVVLVSSGAVAAGMDRLGWCRRPESIHQLQAAAAVGQSHLVQVYEQAFSRFDIRSAQILLDHDDLSNRTRYLNARSTLRTLLSLGAVPIVNENDTVVTDEIRFGDNDTLAALVANLVEADALLILTDADGLFTEDPRDNLEAELISEASALDPRLLEMAGDSRSGLGRGGMTTKVRAAQLAARSGARTVIAGGALEAVIDKVCAGEQLGTLLLPEADPLAARKRWLAGQLQVRGTLLVDAGAEAAMTGSGSSLLPVGVTAVEGHFRRGDLVSCRNAEGREIARGLVNYDSSESGRILGQSSEKFADLLGYRDDDELIHRDNLILL, encoded by the coding sequence ATGGACTCCGCAACAGTGTCCCGGCAGGCGTTGACCAAGGCCCAGCGGTGGGTGGTAAAAATTGGTAGCGCCCTTCTGACAGATAATGGTCGAGGTGTGAATACCGCTGCCATTTCTGCCTGGGTTGCGCAGATGGCTGATTTGCGCCGTCGAGGGATCGAAGTTGTTCTGGTTTCATCCGGTGCTGTTGCGGCCGGAATGGACCGGTTGGGCTGGTGTCGCCGGCCCGAGTCTATCCACCAGTTACAGGCGGCTGCTGCTGTGGGGCAGAGCCACCTTGTGCAGGTCTATGAGCAGGCTTTTAGCCGTTTTGATATTCGCAGCGCTCAGATCCTGTTGGATCACGATGACCTTTCCAATCGCACTCGCTACCTGAATGCTCGCAGCACCTTGCGCACGCTCCTGTCACTGGGGGCTGTGCCTATCGTGAATGAAAATGACACGGTAGTGACTGACGAAATACGTTTCGGCGATAACGATACCCTGGCGGCCCTGGTTGCAAATCTGGTTGAGGCAGATGCGCTGCTGATTTTGACCGATGCGGATGGGCTGTTTACTGAAGATCCCCGCGATAACCTCGAAGCAGAATTAATTAGTGAGGCATCTGCGCTTGATCCCAGGCTGCTCGAGATGGCGGGGGATTCCCGCAGCGGTCTGGGTCGTGGTGGTATGACCACCAAGGTGCGCGCAGCGCAGCTGGCAGCGCGCTCAGGAGCTCGCACAGTGATCGCTGGCGGCGCCCTGGAGGCGGTGATAGATAAAGTTTGTGCCGGCGAGCAGTTGGGTACCCTGTTGCTGCCAGAGGCGGACCCCCTGGCGGCGCGTAAGCGCTGGCTCGCGGGACAGTTACAGGTGCGCGGAACCCTGTTAGTGGATGCCGGTGCCGAGGCAGCTATGACTGGGAGTGGTAGCAGTTTGTTGCCGGTGGGGGTTACCGCTGTTGAAGGGCATTTCAGGCGCGGAGATCTGGTGTCTTGCAGGAATGCTGAAGGTCGCGAGATAGCGCGGGGCCTGGTCAATTATGACAGTAGTGAGAGCGGTCGGATTCTGGGGCAGTCATCGGAGAAGTTTGCCGACCTTTTAGGGTATCGGGATGACGATGAATTGATTCACCGCGATAACCTGATCCTGCTCTGA
- a CDS encoding phosphomannomutase — protein MSELTCFKAYDLRGRVPDELNIDVAYRVGRAFAQFLNARRVVVGHDIRLTSGELTDALVNGLRDAGADVFHIGECGTEEVYFANFHGDFDGGICVTASHNPMDYNGMKFVRAGSSPISGDTGLLDIKRLAEENNFAPVEQRGTLQRFEHRADFVQHLLGYIDNTALKPLKLVVNAGNGGAGAVVDALAPHLPFEFVRVHHEPDGNFPNGIPNPILPENRNSTAEAVRASGADFGIAWDGDFDRCFFFDESGDFIEGYYVVGLLAEAFLAKNNGAKVVHDPRLLWNTEDIVRAAGGEPVQSKTGHAFIKERMRKEDAIYGGEMSAHHYFRDFAYCDSGMIPWLLVAELVSRSGKSLSQLVGERMAAFPCSGEINSKVQDAAALLKAAEEKYGPAADSVEHVDGLSIVYPEWRFNLRMSNTEPVVRLNVESRGSEELMREKTEELLKLIG, from the coding sequence GTGAGTGAGCTGACTTGCTTTAAGGCTTATGATCTTCGCGGCCGTGTTCCCGATGAACTTAATATCGATGTTGCATATCGAGTGGGGCGTGCCTTTGCCCAGTTCCTGAATGCTCGTCGAGTAGTTGTTGGGCATGATATTCGGCTTACCAGTGGTGAGTTAACTGATGCGCTGGTCAATGGATTACGAGATGCGGGTGCCGATGTTTTCCATATCGGCGAGTGCGGTACAGAAGAGGTCTACTTTGCCAATTTCCACGGGGACTTTGACGGCGGTATTTGTGTTACTGCTAGTCACAATCCTATGGACTACAACGGCATGAAGTTTGTCCGTGCAGGTAGTAGTCCAATCAGTGGTGATACCGGTCTACTGGATATCAAGCGCTTGGCAGAAGAAAACAACTTTGCTCCGGTTGAGCAAAGAGGTACTTTGCAGCGCTTTGAACACCGCGCTGATTTTGTGCAGCACTTATTGGGGTATATCGATAATACTGCATTGAAACCATTAAAATTGGTGGTTAATGCGGGTAATGGTGGTGCGGGGGCGGTTGTTGATGCGCTGGCTCCACACCTGCCGTTTGAGTTTGTGCGAGTTCACCACGAGCCCGATGGCAACTTTCCCAACGGTATTCCCAACCCAATTTTGCCAGAAAACCGCAATTCTACTGCCGAGGCAGTGCGGGCAAGCGGTGCTGATTTTGGTATAGCCTGGGATGGTGATTTTGATCGCTGCTTTTTCTTCGATGAAAGTGGTGATTTTATTGAAGGTTACTATGTTGTTGGCTTGCTGGCAGAAGCTTTCCTGGCAAAAAACAACGGTGCCAAAGTTGTTCATGATCCACGCCTGCTCTGGAATACCGAGGATATTGTCCGCGCTGCTGGTGGAGAGCCGGTACAGAGTAAAACCGGCCATGCCTTTATTAAAGAGCGCATGCGCAAGGAAGATGCCATTTATGGCGGTGAAATGAGTGCGCATCATTATTTCCGGGATTTTGCCTACTGCGATAGCGGTATGATTCCATGGTTATTGGTTGCTGAGTTGGTAAGTCGCAGTGGTAAATCGCTGTCACAGCTTGTTGGTGAGCGCATGGCTGCTTTCCCCTGTTCGGGGGAGATTAACTCTAAGGTTCAGGATGCTGCAGCACTGTTAAAGGCGGCAGAGGAAAAGTATGGACCTGCAGCTGACAGCGTTGAGCACGTGGATGGGTTGAGTATCGTTTACCCCGAGTGGCGTTTTAATTTGCGTATGTCAAATACTGAACCGGTTGTTCGCTTGAATGTTGAATCCCGCGGAAGTGAGGAATTAATGCGGGAGAAAACAGAGGAGCTGCTTAAGCTTATCGGTTAA
- the ispB gene encoding octaprenyl diphosphate synthase, with translation MLPFHRVAAEDFAAVNQRILDQLHSDVPLVENIGHYLVEAGGKRLRPLLVLLCAKACGYQGENHIDLATIIEFIHTATLLHDDVVDTSDMRRGRLTANAKWGNAPSVLVGDFLYSRAFQMMVALEDMSIMAILSETTNTIAEGEVQQLVNAGDPAVSEENYFTVIHKKTGALFEAACETAAVLASCSSKEQTALKLYGRHLGLAFQLVDDALDYRGNSEELGKNVGDDLAEGKPTLPLIYTMANGSKDQALLVKTAIEQRSAEKLSEIVEAIEACGALDYTMDRARAAVEDAKKQLAFMPESEQKTALQQLASFAIERNV, from the coding sequence ATGCTGCCTTTTCACCGGGTCGCCGCCGAAGACTTTGCTGCGGTTAACCAGCGCATTCTCGATCAACTGCACTCGGACGTTCCCCTGGTGGAAAATATAGGTCACTACCTGGTCGAAGCCGGGGGCAAGCGCCTGCGCCCACTACTGGTACTGCTTTGTGCCAAAGCTTGCGGCTATCAGGGTGAGAACCATATCGATCTCGCCACAATTATCGAGTTTATTCACACTGCTACCTTACTGCACGACGATGTTGTAGACACCTCTGACATGCGCCGCGGCCGCCTTACCGCCAATGCCAAGTGGGGCAATGCGCCCAGCGTACTCGTGGGAGATTTCCTCTATTCCCGCGCCTTCCAAATGATGGTTGCTCTGGAAGACATGAGCATCATGGCAATACTCTCAGAGACCACCAACACCATCGCAGAGGGTGAAGTACAGCAGCTGGTCAACGCCGGTGATCCCGCAGTAAGCGAAGAGAATTACTTCACCGTTATCCACAAAAAGACTGGCGCACTGTTTGAAGCCGCCTGTGAAACCGCTGCCGTATTAGCCAGCTGTTCCAGTAAAGAACAAACTGCACTGAAACTCTACGGCCGACACCTGGGACTCGCCTTCCAGCTGGTTGATGACGCTCTTGATTATCGCGGTAATTCGGAAGAACTGGGTAAAAATGTTGGGGATGACCTGGCGGAGGGCAAGCCGACCCTGCCCTTGATCTACACCATGGCCAACGGCAGCAAGGACCAGGCACTGCTAGTAAAAACTGCAATTGAACAGCGCAGTGCGGAAAAGCTCAGTGAAATAGTAGAGGCCATTGAAGCCTGCGGTGCTCTGGACTACACCATGGATCGTGCCCGGGCCGCTGTAGAAGACGCCAAAAAGCAATTGGCCTTTATGCCCGAGAGCGAACAAAAAACCGCCCTGCAGCAATTGGCGAGTTTTGCTATCGAGAGAAACGTCTAG
- the galU gene encoding UTP--glucose-1-phosphate uridylyltransferase GalU, producing MLKKCLFPVAGYGTRFLPATKAMPKEMLPLVNKPLVQYGVEEAIEAGLTEIGFVTGRGKRAIEDHFDTNFELEHQIAGTGKERYLDSVRKVIDRASFSYTRQGEMRGLGDAILQGHRLIGDEPFAVVLADDLCLNEDLGVLGQMVQLYKQFRCSIVAVEEVPKEQIHKFGVIGGNEIKPGLYQVTDMVEKPAAEDAPSNMAIIGRYILTPDIFDLIRDTPPGKNGEVQITDALMAQAQQGCVLAYAFKGRRFDCGSVEGFIDATNHVYENVYLPEQVAKEKAK from the coding sequence ATGCTCAAGAAATGCCTATTTCCTGTTGCCGGTTACGGCACTCGTTTTCTTCCTGCCACTAAGGCAATGCCGAAAGAGATGTTGCCATTGGTGAATAAACCACTGGTTCAATATGGCGTTGAGGAAGCTATAGAGGCAGGGCTGACGGAGATCGGTTTTGTGACAGGGCGAGGCAAGCGCGCGATAGAGGATCACTTTGATACCAACTTTGAGTTGGAACACCAGATCGCCGGTACCGGCAAAGAACGTTACCTGGACTCAGTGCGTAAAGTGATCGATAGGGCGAGCTTTTCTTATACACGCCAGGGTGAAATGAGAGGTCTGGGTGATGCCATTTTACAAGGCCATCGCCTGATTGGTGATGAGCCGTTTGCGGTTGTGTTAGCTGACGACCTGTGTCTGAATGAAGATTTGGGCGTTTTGGGGCAAATGGTTCAGCTATATAAGCAATTCCGCTGCAGTATTGTTGCGGTAGAGGAAGTCCCGAAAGAGCAGATCCATAAATTTGGTGTGATCGGTGGCAATGAGATTAAGCCTGGGCTTTACCAAGTTACCGATATGGTGGAGAAGCCTGCAGCGGAAGATGCCCCCAGTAATATGGCGATTATTGGTCGTTATATCCTGACACCGGATATCTTTGATCTGATCCGTGATACTCCTCCAGGCAAAAATGGTGAGGTTCAAATTACCGATGCGCTGATGGCGCAAGCTCAGCAGGGCTGCGTATTAGCCTATGCCTTCAAAGGTCGACGCTTTGACTGTGGTTCTGTAGAAGGCTTTATCGATGCAACCAACCACGTTTACGAAAATGTCTACTTGCCGGAGCAGGTTGCTAAGGAGAAGGCTAAGTGA
- the rpsT gene encoding 30S ribosomal protein S20, whose amino-acid sequence MANSPQAKKRARQNDKRRMHNASLRSMVRTYIKKVVAAIDAGDAEKAKTAYAEAVPVIDRMADKGIIHKNKAARHKSRLNAQIKALAT is encoded by the coding sequence GTGGCCAACTCACCTCAAGCGAAGAAACGCGCGCGCCAGAACGACAAGCGCCGCATGCACAACGCCAGTCTGCGCTCCATGGTGCGCACCTACATCAAGAAGGTAGTTGCGGCCATCGATGCCGGCGATGCGGAAAAAGCAAAAACTGCGTACGCAGAAGCAGTTCCCGTTATTGACCGTATGGCAGACAAAGGCATTATTCACAAAAATAAAGCCGCTCGTCATAAGAGCCGTCTGAACGCTCAGATCAAAGCTCTGGCCACCTAA
- the fabA gene encoding 3-hydroxyacyl-[acyl-carrier-protein] dehydratase FabA translates to MSNFVQKSEYTREELLTCSRGEMFGPGNAQLPAPNMLMLDRITHISKEGGAFGKGELIAELDIHPDLWFFDCHFPGDPVMPGCLGLDAMWQLLGYFLAWKGNPGRGRALGCGEVKFTGQILPTSKKVTYHIQMSRIVERRLVMGIGDGSVSVDGREIYTAKDLRVGLFTRTDNF, encoded by the coding sequence ATGAGTAATTTTGTACAAAAAAGTGAGTATACCAGAGAGGAGCTCCTGACTTGCTCCCGCGGTGAGATGTTCGGCCCAGGCAACGCCCAGTTGCCGGCTCCCAATATGTTGATGCTCGATCGTATCACCCATATATCCAAGGAAGGTGGTGCTTTCGGCAAGGGAGAGCTGATCGCTGAGCTCGACATTCACCCCGACCTATGGTTCTTCGACTGCCATTTCCCCGGCGATCCCGTAATGCCTGGATGCCTGGGCTTGGACGCTATGTGGCAGCTGCTGGGCTATTTCCTTGCCTGGAAAGGCAACCCCGGCCGCGGCCGCGCACTGGGCTGTGGTGAAGTTAAATTTACAGGCCAGATCCTCCCCACCAGCAAGAAGGTGACTTACCATATCCAGATGAGCCGGATTGTTGAGCGCAGGCTTGTTATGGGTATTGGCGACGGCAGTGTCTCTGTGGATGGAAGAGAAATTTACACAGCAAAGGATCTTCGCGTAGGCTTATTTACCCGTACGGACAATTTTTAA
- the rplU gene encoding 50S ribosomal protein L21, whose amino-acid sequence MYAVFESGGKQHRVEEGEVLRLEKLEVATGESIDFDKVFMVVDGDKISIGAPIVDGAKVTAEVVSHGRGEKVKIIKFRRRKHSMKRQGHRQWYTEVKITGIKA is encoded by the coding sequence ATGTACGCTGTTTTTGAGAGCGGTGGCAAGCAACACCGTGTAGAAGAAGGCGAAGTACTTCGCCTGGAGAAGCTGGAAGTAGCAACTGGCGAATCCATTGATTTTGATAAAGTGTTCATGGTTGTCGATGGCGACAAGATCAGCATTGGCGCTCCTATTGTAGATGGCGCTAAAGTAACTGCTGAAGTGGTAAGCCACGGCCGCGGCGAGAAGGTGAAAATCATCAAGTTCCGTCGTCGTAAGCACTCCATGAAGCGCCAGGGCCACCGTCAGTGGTACACCGAAGTTAAAATCACTGGCATCAAGGCATAA